The Penaeus monodon isolate SGIC_2016 unplaced genomic scaffold, NSTDA_Pmon_1 PmonScaffold_4946, whole genome shotgun sequence genome contains the following window.
TGCGGAATGCGGGACAAAATAATATCTGGTTCATTTCTCCGTTTATTTTGCAAATTCCAAAATCATGCGGATCACCTTTATCAGATTTCACCAGCCATATCCGCCGAAGCTACTGCCATACCCACCATACCCATAACCACTATATCCGCTTCCATAGCCCCCATAACCGCTTCCATAGCCGCCTCCGTATCCGCCGTAGCCACTGTAGATAGGCAGAGCGAGGGTCGGGTAGAGGGCGAGCGGCCGGTGGAAGCCAGAGAGGCCGCCGCCTCCGATCTTCTTGAAGTGACCTGCGCTCGAGGACAC
Protein-coding sequences here:
- the LOC119571056 gene encoding keratin-associated protein 19-2-like, coding for LLFILVVLTALSCVSSSAGHFKKIGGGGLSGFHRPLALYPTLALPIYSGYGGYGGGYGSGYGGYGSGYSGYGYGGYGSSFGGYGW